Proteins encoded by one window of Halosolutus amylolyticus:
- a CDS encoding PAS domain S-box protein — MEHPDWNSTIPDRAPSLTSITVHYAGGTSDDDQPVRTSLASSDVVEVRTGQDASGGLDGLEAIDCVVGHAASGSTTGVSLYETVREHDRELPVLLVTGAQPDDVVPGLRSDPWVEVVRRDADDDPVPVLERRVRRLVEHRQLVRLLRRGIAAVETVHDGTAIVGPDGTFEYVNQSFATQYGYSPESLVGADWQTVYADDEVDRLEREVLPTIEDGWRWTGGCVGERANGTAFTARTGVTGLDDGSFVIGVHETSRGPGSNPDVPEPGRSESGSSGGSRSADGSGTADDST; from the coding sequence ATGGAACACCCCGACTGGAACTCGACGATCCCCGATCGAGCACCGTCCCTGACGTCGATCACCGTCCACTACGCCGGTGGCACGTCGGACGACGACCAGCCGGTTCGAACGAGCCTGGCCAGCAGTGACGTGGTCGAGGTTCGAACCGGACAGGACGCGAGCGGCGGTCTCGATGGACTCGAGGCGATCGACTGTGTCGTCGGCCACGCCGCGTCCGGCTCGACGACCGGCGTCTCCCTCTACGAGACGGTTCGCGAGCACGATCGCGAGTTGCCGGTCCTCCTCGTCACCGGCGCACAGCCGGACGACGTCGTCCCGGGACTCCGCTCGGACCCGTGGGTAGAAGTCGTCCGGCGAGACGCTGACGACGACCCCGTGCCGGTGCTGGAACGGCGGGTTCGCCGCCTCGTCGAGCATCGACAGCTCGTGCGGTTGTTGCGCCGGGGCATCGCCGCCGTCGAAACCGTCCACGACGGGACCGCGATCGTCGGCCCCGACGGAACCTTCGAGTACGTCAACCAGTCGTTCGCGACGCAGTACGGGTACAGCCCCGAGTCGCTCGTCGGGGCCGACTGGCAGACGGTGTACGCGGACGACGAGGTCGATCGGCTCGAACGGGAGGTCCTGCCGACGATCGAGGACGGCTGGCGGTGGACCGGCGGCTGCGTCGGCGAGCGGGCGAACGGAACGGCGTTCACCGCGAGAACCGGCGTTACCGGCCTCGATGACGGTAGTTTCGTGATCGGCGTCCACGAGACGAGTCGCGGACCCGGATCGAACCCGGACGTCCCGGAACCCGGTCGGTCCGAGTCCGGCAGTTCCGGCGGCTCTCGCAGTGCCGACGGTTCCGGCACCGCCGACGATTCGACCTGA
- a CDS encoding adenosylhomocysteinase: MSEYPPITEQLDDSESAREAGRRKMDWAAQHMPILESVREEFVANQPFAGERIAMAMHVEAKTAILVETLAEGGAEVAVTGCNPLSTHDDVSAALDAHESITSYAKRGVDDEEYYAAIEAVIAHEPTITVDDGMDLVAAIHEDYPELIDGIIGGAEETTTGVHRLRAMDADGALDYPVFAVNDTPMKRLFDNVHGTGESSLASIAMTTNLSWAGKNVVVAGYGYCGKGVAKKAAGQNANVIVTEVEPRRALEAHMEGYDVMPMAEAAEVGDVFLTTTGNRDVIVEEDFEKMDDGVLLANAGHFDIEIDLDALDDLAVDRYEARDGVEAYEMEDGRRLNVIAEGRLVNLAAPISLGHPVEVMDQSFGVQAACVRELVENGDAYAAGVHDVPDELDREIAEIKLEAEGVDFDSLTDTQRDYMDSWDHGT, from the coding sequence ATGAGCGAGTATCCCCCGATCACCGAGCAACTCGACGATTCCGAGTCCGCTCGAGAAGCGGGACGCCGAAAGATGGACTGGGCCGCCCAGCACATGCCGATTCTCGAGTCCGTTCGCGAGGAGTTCGTCGCGAACCAGCCTTTCGCGGGCGAACGCATCGCGATGGCGATGCACGTCGAGGCCAAGACCGCGATCCTCGTCGAGACGCTCGCGGAAGGTGGCGCCGAAGTGGCCGTCACGGGCTGTAATCCGCTCTCGACCCACGACGACGTGAGCGCGGCGCTGGACGCTCACGAGTCGATTACCAGCTACGCGAAACGCGGCGTCGACGACGAGGAGTACTACGCCGCGATCGAGGCCGTCATCGCCCACGAGCCGACGATCACCGTCGACGACGGGATGGACCTCGTCGCCGCGATCCACGAGGACTACCCCGAACTGATCGACGGGATCATCGGCGGGGCCGAGGAGACGACCACCGGCGTCCACCGACTGCGCGCGATGGACGCGGACGGGGCGCTTGACTATCCCGTCTTCGCGGTCAACGACACGCCCATGAAGCGGCTGTTCGACAACGTCCACGGCACCGGCGAGTCCTCGCTGGCCTCGATCGCGATGACCACGAACCTCTCGTGGGCCGGCAAGAACGTCGTCGTCGCGGGCTACGGCTACTGCGGCAAGGGCGTCGCGAAGAAGGCCGCGGGCCAGAACGCGAACGTCATCGTCACCGAGGTCGAGCCCCGTCGCGCGCTCGAGGCCCACATGGAGGGCTACGACGTGATGCCGATGGCCGAAGCGGCCGAGGTGGGCGACGTCTTCCTGACGACGACGGGCAACCGGGACGTCATCGTCGAGGAGGACTTCGAGAAGATGGACGACGGCGTCCTGCTCGCCAACGCCGGCCACTTCGACATCGAGATCGACCTCGACGCGCTCGACGACCTGGCGGTCGATCGCTACGAGGCCCGCGACGGCGTCGAGGCCTACGAGATGGAAGACGGCCGACGGCTGAACGTGATCGCCGAGGGCCGCCTCGTCAACCTCGCCGCCCCCATCTCGCTGGGCCACCCCGTCGAGGTCATGGACCAGAGTTTCGGCGTGCAGGCCGCCTGCGTCCGCGAACTCGTCGAGAACGGCGACGCGTACGCGGCTGGCGTCCACGACGTCCCGGACGAACTCGATCGGGAGATCGCCGAGATCAAACTCGAGGCCGAGGGCGTCGACTTCGATTCGCTGACGGACACCCAGCGCGACTACATGGATAGCTGGGACCACGGGACGTAG
- a CDS encoding amidohydrolase: MTTLAITGGTVLLPDATVTRADVLVDRSAGEILEIGDDLGADADETLDATESLVTPGFVNGHCHVAMTLLRGYADDKALDAWLREDIWPVEAELTADSVRAGTELGVLEMIKSGTTAFADMYFFVPTIADVVDEAGLRARLGHGVISVAKDEDEAREDAREGLAVAEEIDGMADGRISSAFMPHSLTTVDGQYLSEFVSEARELGVPLHYHANETEDEVTPIVEEHGVRPLAYAAEKGMLEPEDFIAHGVHVDESEIGLLAEAGTSVIHCPASNMKLASGMAPVERMREAGVTVGLGTDGAASNNDLSMLDEARDAAMLGKLAADDASAVPAEAVVDMLTGATADAIGLESGRLEAGAPADLAVIDLEKPHLTPAHDLVSHLAYAAAAADVRHTVCDGRVLMRDREVLTLDEAAVRDRAREEAAALVDRAES; the protein is encoded by the coding sequence ATGACGACGCTGGCAATCACTGGTGGAACGGTACTGCTACCCGACGCGACGGTGACGCGTGCGGACGTGCTGGTCGATCGGTCGGCCGGCGAGATCCTCGAGATCGGCGACGACCTCGGGGCCGACGCCGACGAGACGCTCGACGCGACGGAGTCGCTCGTGACGCCCGGGTTCGTCAACGGCCACTGTCACGTCGCGATGACGCTCCTGCGTGGCTACGCGGACGACAAGGCGCTCGACGCCTGGCTCCGGGAGGACATCTGGCCCGTCGAGGCCGAGTTGACGGCCGACTCGGTCCGGGCCGGCACCGAACTCGGCGTCCTCGAGATGATCAAATCGGGGACGACCGCGTTCGCGGACATGTACTTCTTCGTCCCGACGATCGCCGACGTCGTCGACGAGGCGGGTCTGCGCGCCCGACTCGGTCACGGCGTGATCTCCGTCGCCAAGGACGAGGACGAGGCGCGCGAAGACGCTCGCGAGGGCCTCGCCGTCGCCGAGGAGATCGACGGGATGGCCGACGGCCGGATCTCGTCGGCATTTATGCCCCACTCGCTGACGACGGTCGACGGGCAGTACCTCTCGGAGTTCGTCTCTGAGGCCCGCGAACTCGGCGTCCCGCTCCACTACCACGCCAACGAGACCGAAGACGAGGTGACGCCGATCGTCGAGGAACACGGGGTACGGCCGCTGGCCTACGCCGCCGAGAAGGGGATGCTCGAACCGGAGGATTTCATCGCCCACGGCGTCCACGTAGACGAGAGCGAGATCGGCCTGCTCGCCGAGGCGGGAACGAGCGTGATCCACTGTCCCGCCTCGAACATGAAACTGGCCAGCGGGATGGCACCGGTCGAACGCATGCGCGAGGCCGGCGTGACCGTCGGCCTCGGAACGGACGGTGCGGCCTCGAACAACGACCTCTCGATGTTAGACGAGGCCCGCGACGCGGCCATGCTCGGCAAACTCGCCGCCGACGACGCCAGCGCCGTCCCCGCGGAGGCCGTCGTCGACATGCTCACCGGCGCGACGGCCGACGCGATCGGCCTCGAGTCGGGCCGTCTCGAGGCCGGTGCGCCCGCCGACCTCGCGGTGATCGACCTCGAGAAACCGCACCTGACGCCCGCCCACGACCTCGTGAGTCACCTTGCCTACGCGGCCGCGGCCGCGGACGTCCGTCACACCGTCTGTGACGGCCGGGTGCTCATGCGCGATCGCGAGGTCCTGACCCTCGACGAAGCGGCGGTTCGCGATCGGGCCCGCGAGGAAGCCGCGGCGCTGGTGGACCGGGCCGAGTCCTGA
- a CDS encoding 2-keto-4-pentenoate hydratase gives MSLDVETRADIAGDLFEAYRSGTPLGSLRGSHDLTLADGYAIQRRVTDRRQPEEGPPIGYKVGCTSPGVQEELGIDEPIFGRVPAETVRSGGPLDVDGLIDPRVEPEIAFVLGEDLDGTATPIDVLAATRMIVPVIEVVDCRIDEWDVRAPEAVADNALAGRLVVGDCPTDPTEIDLAFEGVHVLKNGTLEATGIGADVLGTPVAAVRWLAGMLADRDAHLAEGDLVSTGSVTPMVPFEPGDVIEVRFGTIGSVSIHAT, from the coding sequence ATGTCACTCGACGTGGAGACCCGTGCGGACATCGCGGGTGACCTGTTCGAGGCGTACCGGTCCGGGACCCCTCTCGGCTCCCTTCGCGGGTCCCACGACCTGACGCTCGCGGACGGGTACGCGATACAGCGACGCGTGACCGATCGCCGCCAGCCCGAGGAGGGGCCCCCGATCGGGTACAAGGTCGGCTGTACGTCCCCGGGCGTCCAGGAGGAACTCGGCATCGACGAACCCATCTTCGGACGCGTCCCGGCCGAAACCGTCCGATCGGGCGGCCCACTCGACGTCGACGGGCTGATCGATCCGCGAGTCGAACCGGAAATCGCGTTCGTTCTCGGCGAGGACCTCGACGGGACGGCGACGCCGATCGACGTCCTCGCGGCGACGAGGATGATCGTTCCCGTCATCGAGGTGGTCGACTGTCGCATCGACGAGTGGGACGTCCGGGCGCCCGAGGCCGTCGCCGACAACGCGCTCGCCGGTCGACTGGTCGTCGGCGATTGCCCAACCGATCCGACCGAGATCGACCTCGCGTTCGAGGGAGTGCACGTGCTGAAAAACGGCACCCTGGAGGCGACGGGGATCGGAGCGGACGTCCTCGGGACCCCCGTTGCGGCAGTCCGCTGGCTCGCGGGGATGCTCGCGGACCGGGACGCCCACCTGGCCGAGGGTGACCTCGTCTCGACGGGTTCGGTGACGCCGATGGTCCCGTTCGAACCGGGGGACGTGATCGAGGTCCGGTTCGGCACGATCGGATCGGTATCGATCCACGCGACGTAA
- a CDS encoding stage II sporulation protein M, with translation MSDRGNELEDESRRPFESGAETRTERPKGRDDRSAAESGDGTESIPIDTPAEPEPGAGSDATSPGPDRGPNAIRNWTVITAALALVSALTAVAIVAIHGAAMPALGATALGVGFAAIAAVSRTTVTDAVGVLADGWAEHRPYVWFATGLFGFGAIVGALLVAAGVDLTELLLEMLLEEFDEEELAGGIELSATFFITNNTPPFLAAIGGALTLGFVTAVIMLFNGVLIGNLVVAIGLETGIGPIIALIVPHGIFELPALFVAAGVGFRLLHRAGQRIAGTRDALFTRAYLVRTGALVVFGWLLLVLAAFVEAYLTVPIAELFFPEQAG, from the coding sequence ATGAGCGATCGCGGAAACGAACTCGAGGACGAGAGCCGACGACCGTTCGAGTCCGGAGCCGAGACGCGGACGGAACGGCCGAAGGGCCGCGACGATCGATCGGCCGCCGAGTCCGGAGACGGGACCGAGTCGATCCCGATCGACACGCCCGCAGAACCGGAGCCAGGAGCGGGATCGGACGCGACCAGTCCGGGACCGGATCGCGGACCGAACGCGATCCGCAACTGGACGGTCATCACGGCCGCCCTCGCGCTCGTCTCGGCGCTCACAGCCGTCGCCATCGTCGCGATTCACGGCGCCGCGATGCCCGCGCTCGGAGCGACCGCCCTCGGGGTCGGCTTCGCGGCGATCGCCGCGGTTTCCCGGACGACCGTCACCGACGCCGTCGGGGTACTCGCCGACGGGTGGGCCGAACACCGGCCGTACGTCTGGTTCGCGACGGGCCTGTTCGGGTTCGGGGCAATCGTCGGCGCTCTCCTCGTCGCGGCCGGGGTCGATCTGACGGAACTGCTGCTCGAGATGCTGCTGGAGGAGTTCGACGAGGAGGAACTCGCCGGCGGGATCGAACTCTCGGCGACGTTCTTCATCACCAACAACACGCCGCCGTTCCTGGCCGCGATCGGCGGCGCGCTCACGCTCGGGTTCGTGACCGCGGTCATCATGCTGTTCAACGGCGTCCTCATCGGAAACCTGGTGGTCGCGATCGGGCTGGAGACCGGCATCGGTCCCATCATCGCGCTGATCGTCCCCCACGGAATCTTCGAGTTGCCGGCGCTGTTCGTCGCCGCCGGCGTGGGCTTTCGGCTCCTCCACCGCGCCGGCCAGCGAATCGCCGGTACGCGTGATGCGCTGTTCACGCGGGCCTACCTCGTCCGGACCGGGGCGCTCGTCGTCTTCGGCTGGCTCCTGCTCGTGCTCGCGGCGTTCGTCGAGGCCTACCTGACGGTCCCGATCGCGGAACTGTTCTTCCCCGAGCAGGCCGGGTAG
- a CDS encoding heavy metal translocating P-type ATPase codes for MNTRQAHLEITGMSCSTCSGSVEEAVAALEGVESVNANYATDEGTVEYDPDAVSLAEIYDAIESAGYEAAAAAETITVMGMSCATCSESVSESVEALPGVLRADVNFASDEARVEYNPADVSLSEIHDAIESAGYEPVRDEDEESGESGRERAVEKELRRQRRLVIGGGLLTLPFVPIMLAMFGLVDLPHAVFGIDLGWIEFVLATVLMATLGREFLVGAYRAFSHNRRANMDTLVAMGSSAGYVYSTAALVGLVGSAGLYFEAVAFILWFITLGNWLEVRSKARAGSALRELLEMEADEATVVEWETPEGSRTDGEAVRGEEKQVPLEDVEPGDVMKVRPGEKIPTDGVVVDGQSAVDESMLTGESVPVEKGEGDEVVGSTINENGVLLVEATKVGSETAIQQIVDRVKEAQSRQPEIQRLVDKVSAYFVPAVIVNAIFWSILWFLFPETLYGVSSALGGWIPLLDPVQGGPAVATVGGTGVPLLEFSVIVLASALLIACPCALGLATPAATMVGSTLAATNGVLFKGGDVLEQVRGIDTIVFDKTGTLTHGEMTLTDVVTFDSRAVADGGEQSDGGDGEPAPDGGILAGREEPLESFLLGAAATAESGSEHPIAEAIVDGAAERGIEIGDVSEFENVPGHGIRAETDRGTVLIGRRKLLEDAGIDTGPAEEALTRLESDGKTAMPVAVDGDLLGALAVADEVRQSAKETVAALRERGTEVVMLTGDNERTAKAVAEQVGIDPDNVRAEVLPEDKADHVETLQEDGARAMMVGDGVNDAPALTAAQVGVAIGSGTDVAIESADVTLMRDDPADVLKAIRISEATLSKVRQNLFWAFVYNTTLLPIASLGLLNPALAGLAMATSSVSVMTNSLAFAKYDPHEEYRPAVLRPFDRFRR; via the coding sequence ATGAACACCAGACAAGCACACCTCGAGATCACGGGAATGTCCTGTTCGACGTGTTCGGGGAGCGTCGAGGAGGCCGTGGCGGCTCTCGAGGGCGTCGAGTCGGTGAACGCGAACTACGCGACCGACGAAGGGACTGTCGAGTACGACCCCGACGCGGTCTCGCTGGCCGAGATCTACGACGCGATCGAGTCGGCCGGCTACGAGGCCGCGGCGGCGGCGGAGACGATCACCGTGATGGGGATGTCGTGTGCGACCTGTTCGGAGTCGGTGAGCGAGTCCGTCGAGGCTCTGCCCGGGGTGCTTCGGGCGGACGTGAACTTTGCGTCGGACGAGGCCCGGGTCGAGTACAATCCCGCCGACGTCTCGCTGTCAGAGATCCACGACGCGATCGAGTCGGCCGGCTACGAACCGGTTCGCGACGAAGACGAGGAGAGCGGGGAGAGCGGGCGCGAGCGCGCCGTCGAGAAGGAACTGCGCCGGCAGCGTCGACTGGTGATCGGTGGCGGTCTGCTGACGCTCCCGTTCGTGCCGATCATGCTCGCGATGTTCGGCCTCGTGGACCTGCCCCATGCCGTGTTCGGGATCGATCTCGGCTGGATCGAGTTCGTCCTCGCGACGGTCCTGATGGCCACGCTCGGCAGGGAGTTCCTCGTCGGTGCCTACCGCGCGTTTTCCCACAACCGGCGGGCGAACATGGATACGCTGGTCGCCATGGGGTCGTCGGCGGGCTACGTCTACAGTACGGCCGCACTCGTCGGCCTCGTCGGGAGCGCCGGCCTCTACTTCGAGGCCGTCGCCTTCATCCTCTGGTTCATCACGCTGGGGAACTGGCTCGAGGTCCGATCGAAGGCCCGCGCGGGTAGCGCCCTGCGCGAACTCCTGGAGATGGAGGCCGACGAAGCGACTGTCGTCGAGTGGGAGACCCCGGAGGGGTCTCGAACGGACGGCGAAGCCGTCCGTGGCGAGGAGAAGCAGGTCCCTCTCGAAGACGTCGAACCGGGCGACGTGATGAAAGTCCGGCCGGGCGAGAAGATCCCGACCGACGGCGTCGTCGTGGACGGCCAGAGCGCGGTCGACGAGTCCATGCTCACCGGCGAGTCCGTCCCGGTCGAGAAGGGCGAGGGCGACGAGGTCGTCGGCTCGACGATCAACGAGAACGGCGTCCTCCTCGTGGAGGCGACGAAGGTCGGCTCCGAGACCGCCATTCAGCAGATCGTCGATCGGGTCAAGGAGGCCCAGTCGCGCCAGCCGGAGATCCAGCGGCTGGTCGACAAAGTGAGCGCGTACTTCGTCCCCGCGGTGATCGTCAACGCCATCTTCTGGTCGATCCTGTGGTTCCTCTTCCCCGAGACGCTGTACGGCGTCTCCTCGGCGCTCGGGGGCTGGATCCCGCTGCTCGACCCCGTCCAGGGCGGCCCCGCGGTCGCCACGGTCGGCGGTACTGGCGTCCCGCTGCTGGAATTCTCGGTGATCGTGCTCGCCTCCGCCCTGCTGATCGCCTGTCCCTGTGCGCTCGGGCTGGCGACGCCGGCCGCGACGATGGTCGGTTCGACGCTCGCCGCGACCAACGGCGTCCTGTTCAAGGGCGGCGACGTGCTGGAGCAGGTCCGCGGCATCGACACGATCGTCTTCGACAAGACAGGGACGCTGACCCACGGCGAAATGACGCTGACGGACGTCGTAACGTTCGACTCCCGGGCAGTCGCTGACGGCGGTGAGCAATCCGACGGTGGCGACGGCGAGCCGGCACCGGACGGTGGCATCCTCGCCGGGCGCGAGGAGCCGCTGGAGTCGTTCCTCCTCGGCGCGGCGGCGACGGCCGAGTCGGGCTCAGAACACCCGATCGCGGAGGCGATCGTCGACGGGGCCGCCGAACGCGGCATCGAGATCGGCGACGTCAGCGAGTTCGAGAACGTCCCCGGGCACGGCATCCGCGCGGAGACCGATCGCGGGACCGTCCTGATCGGCCGCCGGAAGCTGCTGGAGGACGCAGGGATCGACACCGGACCGGCGGAGGAGGCCCTGACGCGACTCGAGAGCGACGGGAAGACGGCGATGCCGGTCGCCGTGGACGGCGACCTGCTGGGCGCGCTCGCGGTGGCCGACGAGGTCCGCCAGAGCGCGAAAGAGACGGTCGCGGCGCTGCGCGAACGCGGCACCGAGGTCGTGATGCTCACCGGCGACAACGAACGCACCGCGAAGGCGGTCGCCGAACAGGTGGGGATCGACCCCGACAACGTCCGCGCGGAAGTGTTGCCCGAGGACAAGGCCGACCACGTCGAGACCCTGCAGGAAGACGGCGCTCGAGCCATGATGGTCGGCGACGGCGTCAACGACGCGCCCGCGCTCACGGCCGCCCAGGTCGGCGTCGCGATCGGCTCCGGGACCGACGTCGCGATCGAGAGCGCCGACGTGACCCTGATGCGCGACGACCCCGCGGACGTGCTGAAGGCGATCCGCATCTCCGAGGCGACGCTCTCGAAGGTGCGCCAGAATCTGTTCTGGGCCTTCGTCTACAACACGACGTTGCTCCCGATCGCCTCGCTCGGACTCCTGAACCCCGCGCTCGCGGGGCTGGCGATGGCCACCTCGAGCGTGAGCGTGATGACGAACAGTCTCGCGTTCGCGAAGTACGATCCCCACGAGGAGTACCGACCCGCGGTCCTGCGACCGTTCGATCGATTCCGCCGGTAA
- the hisG gene encoding ATP phosphoribosyltransferase, which translates to MRIAVPNKGRLHEPTIDLLERAGLHLENGADRKLYADTVDPDVSVLFARAADIPEYVADGAAEMGITGYDQVQEARVDDVAELLDLDFGRCRLVLAAPEDGDIRAVEDLAGKTVATEFPNITRDFFADTGVEPDIVEVSGATELTPHVEMADAIVDITSTGTTLKMNRLAVVEEVLQSSVRLFAREDVLEDPKVQEVRTALSSVKHAEGKRYLMMNVPEDRLDEVRAVIPGLGGPTIMDIANGGEEKLAVHAVVDERDVFETITEVKKAGASDILVTEIERLVE; encoded by the coding sequence ATGCGAATCGCCGTTCCCAACAAGGGCCGCCTGCACGAGCCGACGATCGACCTGCTAGAGCGGGCGGGGCTCCACCTCGAGAACGGTGCCGATCGGAAACTCTACGCCGACACCGTCGATCCCGACGTCTCGGTGCTGTTCGCCCGCGCGGCAGACATCCCCGAGTACGTCGCCGACGGCGCAGCCGAGATGGGTATCACCGGCTACGACCAGGTCCAGGAGGCTCGCGTCGACGACGTCGCGGAACTGCTCGACCTCGACTTTGGCCGCTGTCGACTCGTCCTCGCCGCACCCGAGGACGGCGACATCCGCGCTGTCGAGGACCTGGCGGGCAAGACCGTCGCCACCGAGTTCCCGAACATCACCCGCGACTTCTTCGCCGATACCGGCGTCGAGCCCGACATCGTCGAGGTCTCCGGCGCGACGGAGCTGACACCCCACGTCGAGATGGCCGACGCGATCGTCGACATCACGAGCACGGGGACGACGCTGAAGATGAACCGGCTGGCCGTCGTCGAGGAGGTCCTCCAGAGTTCGGTCCGCCTCTTCGCCCGCGAGGACGTCCTCGAGGACCCGAAAGTTCAGGAGGTCCGGACCGCACTCTCGTCGGTCAAACACGCCGAGGGCAAGCGGTACCTGATGATGAACGTCCCCGAGGACCGACTCGACGAGGTGCGCGCGGTCATCCCCGGCCTCGGCGGACCGACGATCATGGACATCGCCAACGGCGGCGAGGAGAAGCTGGCGGTCCACGCCGTCGTGGACGAACGCGACGTCTTCGAGACGATCACCGAGGTCAAGAAAGCGGGAGCGAGCGACATTCTCGTGACCGAGATCGAACGCCTGGTCGAGTGA
- a CDS encoding DUF7344 domain-containing protein, translated as MTIHSDGAHPGSNRPISSSTGPVRRRSLSQDDLRRVLDSDRRRAIVRCVHTADVPITVQRLVACLADAEYDATAVTTLHELRQRVHVSLHRTHLPALESRGIVTYDRNEGVVSSGANFAAVESILDGEALLEHPAARTE; from the coding sequence ATGACGATCCACTCCGACGGAGCCCACCCCGGTTCGAACCGGCCGATTTCCAGCAGTACCGGCCCGGTTCGCCGCCGATCGCTCTCGCAGGACGACCTTCGGCGCGTCCTGGACAGCGACCGACGGCGCGCGATCGTCCGGTGCGTGCACACTGCGGACGTGCCGATCACAGTCCAGCGGCTGGTCGCGTGTCTCGCCGACGCCGAGTACGACGCGACGGCCGTGACGACGCTCCACGAACTCCGCCAGCGCGTCCACGTCTCGCTTCACCGGACACACCTGCCGGCGCTCGAGTCCCGCGGGATCGTAACGTACGATCGGAACGAGGGCGTCGTCTCGTCGGGTGCGAACTTCGCGGCGGTCGAGTCGATCCTCGACGGCGAGGCCCTCCTCGAACACCCCGCGGCCCGGACGGAGTAG